A genomic region of Passer domesticus isolate bPasDom1 chromosome 37, bPasDom1.hap1, whole genome shotgun sequence contains the following coding sequences:
- the LOC135288922 gene encoding LOW QUALITY PROTEIN: putative transcription factor Ovo-like 1 (The sequence of the model RefSeq protein was modified relative to this genomic sequence to represent the inferred CDS: deleted 1 base in 1 codon), with protein MTLPPRAPPGPFLHPKGKVPSGPLGAPLPPGLPLAGGVPVGVPGAGGVPGGSELFSCPVCHKSFGFQRMLNRHLKCHSEVKRHRCPYCGKGFNDTFDLKRHVRTHTGVRPYKCSLCDKAFTQRCSLESHLRKIHGVAQRYGYKERRAKLYVCEECGGTADSQDAHLAHLRQRHPHSPLAGQAGPQGRGHARATPGPAPRRPAPLGGKGEGAGIGGHAQLEHAH; from the exons ATGACGCtgcccccccgcgccccccccggCCCCTTCCTGCACCCCAAGGGCAAG GTCCCATCCGGCCCTTTGGGCGCCCCCCtccccccggggctgcccctggccgGGGGGGTCCCCGTGGGGGTCCCGGGggccgggggggtcccggggggctcCGAGCTCTTCTCGTGCCCCGTGTGCCACAAGAGCTTCGGCTTCCAGCGGATGCTGAACCGGCACCTCAAGTGC CACAGCGAGGTGAAGCGGCACCGCTGCCCctactgcgggaagggcttcaacgACACCTTCGACCTCAAGCGGCACGTGCGCACCCACACCG GTGTCCGTCCCTACAAGTGCTCGCTGTGTGACAAGGCCTTCACGCAGCGCTGCTCGCTGGAGTCGCACCTGCGCAAGATCCACGGCGTGGCGCAGCGCTACGGCTACAAGGAGCGGCGCGCCAAGCTCTACGTGTGCGAGGAGTGCGGCGGCACGGCCGACAGCCAGGACGCGCACCTGGCGCACCTGCGCCAGCGCCACCCCCACAGCCCGCTTGCTGGCCAAGCTGGCCCGCAAGGCCGCGGCCACGCCCGCGCcacgcccggccccgccccgcgccgccccgcccccCTAGGAGGGAAAGGGGAGGGGGCGGGGATAGGGGGACACGCCCAGTTGGAACACGCCCATTAG